Proteins encoded by one window of Streptococcus sanguinis:
- a CDS encoding peptide ABC transporter substrate-binding protein, whose translation MRKSNILLAAGLTLLSVGLLTACSGGGSSQSSKKIYSYVFTSDPTTLDYIQSAKVSTHELTTNGVDGLLENDKYGNLAPSIAEDWTVSPDGLVYTYKLRKDAKWYTADGEEYADVTAQDFVTGIKHAADIKSDALPLIQDSIKGLSEYAAGTNKDFSAVGVKALDDHTVQYTLNKPETYWNSKTTSGVMMPVNEAFLEKQGKEFGQATKADSILYNGPFIMKSITSKSSVEFEKNPNYWDKDKVKIDGVKLSYYDGSDQDSLARTFGDGGYSLARLYPATSSYSSIAEKYKDNIFMTEAGAGVGLISFNIDRQSYNHTSKTSDEQKEATKKALLNKDFRQALAFALNRESYSAQVNGEDAAKPAVRNLFVPPTFVQANGKEFGTLVEESLASYGDEWKGIKLDDGQDGLHNTDKAKAEFAKAKQALADEGVQFPIHLDVPVAQNSTNFVNRMQSLKQSLEEALGKDNVSVDLQMLAEDEALNITFNAEAASQEDWDINGLVGWEPDYQDPSTYLDILVPGNSTQTRTYLGFEDKDNAAAKAVGLDEYSKLIEEAGNETQDVDKRYEKYAAAQAWLTDSALVVPTMSSRGAAPFISRIVPFTNSYAQTGTKDANYHKYVEISDEIVTTKDYQKVQEKWKKEKEESNKKAQEDLAKHVK comes from the coding sequence ATGAGAAAATCAAATATTCTTCTTGCCGCAGGGCTCACTCTGCTCTCTGTCGGCTTACTTACAGCTTGCTCTGGAGGCGGAAGTTCCCAATCCAGCAAAAAAATCTACAGCTATGTCTTTACGTCTGATCCAACGACTTTGGACTACATCCAGTCAGCAAAGGTGTCTACCCACGAGCTGACTACAAATGGTGTAGACGGCTTGCTGGAAAATGATAAATATGGAAACTTAGCTCCGTCTATCGCAGAAGATTGGACAGTCTCTCCAGATGGTCTCGTCTATACCTATAAGCTGCGCAAAGATGCCAAGTGGTATACCGCTGATGGCGAAGAATACGCAGATGTCACGGCTCAGGACTTTGTAACAGGTATCAAACATGCTGCTGATATCAAATCAGACGCCCTCCCTCTTATCCAAGATTCCATCAAGGGACTGAGTGAATATGCAGCTGGTACCAACAAGGACTTTTCAGCTGTTGGAGTTAAGGCACTGGACGATCATACGGTTCAATATACACTCAACAAGCCTGAAACCTACTGGAACTCTAAAACAACATCAGGTGTTATGATGCCGGTCAACGAGGCCTTCCTAGAAAAGCAAGGCAAGGAATTCGGTCAGGCAACCAAAGCCGACTCCATTCTGTATAACGGTCCATTTATCATGAAATCCATTACTTCTAAATCCTCTGTCGAATTTGAGAAGAACCCTAACTACTGGGATAAGGACAAGGTTAAGATTGATGGCGTCAAACTATCTTACTACGATGGTTCTGACCAAGATTCATTAGCGCGGACCTTCGGAGATGGCGGCTACAGTTTGGCAAGACTCTACCCAGCCACTTCCAGTTATTCCTCAATCGCTGAGAAATACAAAGATAATATCTTCATGACAGAAGCAGGAGCGGGTGTCGGTCTAATCAGCTTTAACATTGACCGTCAAAGTTATAACCATACTTCTAAAACCAGCGATGAACAAAAAGAAGCTACCAAAAAAGCTCTGCTGAACAAAGACTTCCGCCAAGCTCTAGCCTTTGCCCTTAACCGCGAAAGCTATTCAGCTCAGGTCAACGGAGAAGATGCAGCCAAGCCAGCTGTCCGTAATCTCTTTGTTCCGCCAACCTTCGTACAAGCCAATGGCAAGGAATTTGGCACTCTGGTCGAAGAATCACTAGCTTCCTATGGTGACGAGTGGAAAGGTATCAAGCTGGATGACGGCCAAGACGGTCTCCACAATACTGACAAAGCCAAAGCGGAATTTGCCAAAGCCAAGCAGGCTCTTGCAGATGAAGGCGTACAATTCCCAATCCATCTAGACGTTCCTGTCGCTCAGAATTCTACTAACTTCGTCAACCGCATGCAATCTCTGAAACAGTCACTAGAAGAGGCTTTAGGAAAGGACAATGTCTCTGTAGACCTACAGATGCTGGCTGAGGACGAAGCACTAAACATCACCTTCAATGCTGAAGCTGCTAGCCAGGAAGACTGGGATATCAACGGTCTCGTTGGCTGGGAGCCAGACTACCAAGATCCATCTACTTACCTGGACATTTTAGTGCCAGGTAACAGCACTCAGACCAGAACCTACCTTGGATTTGAAGACAAAGACAATGCTGCTGCTAAAGCTGTAGGACTGGATGAGTACAGCAAGCTGATCGAAGAGGCCGGAAACGAAACACAAGATGTTGACAAGCGTTATGAAAAATATGCTGCAGCTCAAGCATGGCTGACAGATAGTGCCCTCGTTGTGCCAACTATGAGCAGCAGAGGAGCAGCACCGTTCATTTCTCGGATTGTGCCATTTACCAACTCTTATGCTCAGACAGGTACAAAAGATGCCAACTACCATAAATACGTGGAAATCAGTGATGAGATTGTCACGACTAAAGACTATCAAAAGGTCCAAGAAAAGTGGAAAAAAGAAAAAGAGGAATCCAATAAAAAGGCCCAAGAAGATCTGGCTAAACATGTGAAATAA
- a CDS encoding gamma-glutamyl-gamma-aminobutyrate hydrolase family protein: protein MCRTIVGISANLCPVDEAGKNIHTSVSRKFVDGVRMVGGLPMVIPVGDKSLVQDYVETIDKLILSGGQNVHPQFYGEEKTIDSDDYNIVRDEFELALLKEALRQNKPVMAICRGLQLVNVAFGGTLNQHIENHWQGLPFGTSHSIRTEKDSVVERLFGQASQINSVHRQSIKDLAPNFRATAFDPRDNTIEAIESVDNHRIIGLQWHPEFLINEEKGNLELFQYLLQEL from the coding sequence ATGTGCAGAACAATTGTTGGAATTTCAGCCAATCTTTGTCCAGTAGATGAAGCTGGAAAAAATATTCACACCTCTGTTTCACGCAAGTTTGTGGACGGCGTACGAATGGTTGGTGGCCTGCCGATGGTGATTCCCGTCGGGGATAAAAGTTTAGTTCAGGATTATGTAGAAACGATTGACAAGCTGATTTTATCAGGCGGGCAAAATGTTCACCCACAGTTTTATGGGGAAGAAAAGACCATTGACAGCGATGATTACAATATTGTCCGCGATGAGTTTGAGTTGGCTCTCTTGAAAGAAGCTCTGCGCCAAAACAAGCCTGTCATGGCTATTTGCCGCGGTCTGCAGTTGGTCAATGTTGCTTTTGGCGGCACTCTCAATCAGCATATCGAAAATCACTGGCAGGGCTTGCCATTTGGTACTTCGCACTCCATTCGTACGGAGAAAGACAGCGTTGTGGAGCGTTTGTTTGGTCAGGCTAGCCAGATTAATTCGGTCCATCGCCAAAGCATCAAAGACTTGGCGCCTAATTTCCGCGCGACAGCTTTTGATCCCAGAGACAATACCATCGAAGCGATTGAATCGGTTGACAATCATCGTATCATAGGTCTTCAATGGCATCCGGAGTTTTTAATAAACGAAGAAAAGGGCAATTTGGAGCTATTTCAGTACCTCTTGCAAGAGCTGTAA
- a CDS encoding dUTP diphosphatase — translation MKIRGFELVSSFTNEDLLPKRETAHAAGYDLKVAERTLIAPGEIKLVPTGVKAYMQPGEVLYLYDRSSNPRKKGLVLINSVGVIDGDYYGNPGNEGHIFAQMKNITDQEVVLEVGERVVQAVFASFLIADGDEAEGVRTGGFGSTGH, via the coding sequence ATGAAAATTCGCGGATTCGAGCTGGTTTCCAGCTTTACAAATGAAGATTTGTTGCCCAAGAGAGAGACGGCTCACGCAGCTGGCTACGATTTGAAAGTGGCAGAGCGCACCCTCATTGCGCCAGGGGAGATTAAGCTGGTTCCGACTGGTGTCAAGGCCTATATGCAGCCGGGCGAGGTGCTCTATCTTTACGACCGCTCGTCCAATCCTCGTAAAAAAGGTCTGGTTTTGATTAACTCCGTTGGGGTCATTGATGGCGACTACTATGGTAATCCTGGAAACGAAGGCCATATCTTTGCCCAAATGAAGAATATCACGGATCAGGAAGTCGTCCTTGAAGTTGGCGAACGTGTAGTGCAGGCTGTCTTTGCATCATTTCTGATTGCTGATGGAGATGAAGCGGAAGGTGTGCGGACCGGCGGATTTGGGTCGACAGGACATTAG
- a CDS encoding histidine phosphatase family protein, translating into MKIIFIRHGESDYSFLEEAGYTGFGLDLAPLSAAGRQMATEAAANPLLEQAEILISSSVTRALETASYLIRNRQLPLFVEPFLHEWQVYESGIEKFEQARKLFFENNGSLPAGSPVRYETAEQMKARFLRTLSKYRDYETVALVAHRMLIRQFVADQQIDFCQFVECELKF; encoded by the coding sequence ATGAAAATCATTTTTATCCGTCACGGAGAGTCAGATTATTCATTTTTGGAAGAGGCTGGCTATACTGGATTTGGACTAGATTTGGCTCCCTTGTCGGCTGCTGGTCGTCAGATGGCGACAGAGGCAGCTGCTAATCCTTTGCTGGAACAGGCGGAAATTCTGATTTCCTCTTCTGTGACGCGGGCTTTGGAGACGGCTTCCTATCTGATTCGAAACCGCCAACTGCCGCTTTTTGTGGAGCCTTTTCTACATGAATGGCAGGTATACGAGAGTGGGATAGAAAAGTTTGAGCAGGCTCGGAAGTTATTTTTTGAGAATAATGGTTCTCTTCCTGCAGGAAGTCCTGTCCGGTATGAGACAGCTGAGCAGATGAAAGCCCGCTTTTTGCGTACCTTAAGCAAATACAGAGACTACGAGACGGTAGCTCTTGTAGCCCATCGCATGCTCATCCGCCAGTTTGTGGCTGATCAGCAGATTGATTTTTGCCAGTTTGTTGAATGTGAATTGAAGTTTTAA
- a CDS encoding methyltransferase domain-containing protein, which produces MKEFKNKDYATEIRQKIPGYDVMLDVIFRGVLLRLAPGLKVDKVLALASQTDELNGLASLFPKAGVTVVEPSEAMLQELKSQVHLPQAEYLNSRFEEAVLPSAYQICSCLLVLQFVENPSLFLRKIYDSLSEGGLLILSFFSNQQLGYWKTLASELGANQQQVQRTYENQAGLMNSLSPQEVADMLEEAGFTNIEQVCQVLSTFVWIIRK; this is translated from the coding sequence ATGAAAGAATTTAAGAACAAGGACTATGCAACAGAAATTCGTCAGAAAATTCCAGGCTATGATGTGATGCTAGATGTGATTTTCCGAGGAGTATTGCTTAGGTTAGCACCCGGTTTAAAAGTCGATAAGGTGTTAGCTTTGGCAAGCCAGACGGATGAGCTGAATGGTTTGGCATCCTTATTTCCTAAGGCAGGGGTGACGGTTGTGGAGCCAAGTGAGGCGATGCTACAAGAGCTTAAAAGTCAGGTTCATCTGCCTCAAGCGGAGTATCTTAATAGTCGGTTTGAAGAAGCAGTGCTGCCTTCTGCTTATCAGATTTGTTCTTGCTTGCTAGTATTGCAGTTTGTTGAAAATCCCAGCTTATTTCTTCGAAAAATTTATGACTCTTTAAGTGAAGGTGGCCTTCTGATTCTTAGCTTTTTTTCCAACCAGCAACTGGGCTATTGGAAAACACTTGCTTCAGAGCTAGGAGCTAATCAGCAACAAGTTCAGCGTACTTATGAGAATCAAGCTGGTTTGATGAATTCCCTCTCGCCTCAAGAAGTTGCGGACATGCTGGAAGAGGCTGGCTTTACTAATATAGAGCAGGTGTGTCAGGTCTTATCTACTTTTGTTTGGATTATTAGAAAATAA
- the radA gene encoding DNA repair protein RadA, with translation MTIVKKKTTFVCQNCEYHSPKYLGRCPNCGSWSSFVEEVEAAEVKHARVSLTGEKTRPMKLAEVTSIDVNRTKTEMDEFNRVLGGGVVPGSLVLIGGDPGIGKSTLLLQVSTQLSHQGIVLYVSGEESAEQIKLRAERLGDIDSEFYLYAETNMQNIRTEIEKIKPDFLIIDSIQTVVSPEISSVQGSVSQVREVTAELMQLAKTNNIATFIVGHMTKEGTLAGPRTLEHMVDTVLYFEGERQHTFRILRAVKNRFGSTNEIGIFEMQSGGLVEVVNPSEVFLEERLDGATGSSIVVTMEGTRPILAEVQALVTPTMFGNAKRTTTGLDFNRASLIMAVLEKRAGLLLQNQDAYLKSAGGVKLDEPAIDLAVAVAIASSYKDLPTNPQECFIGEIGLTGEIRRVNRIEQRINEAAKLGFTKVYAPKNSLNGLKVPDNIQVIGVTTIGEVLKKVFS, from the coding sequence ATCACCATCGTTAAGAAAAAAACGACCTTTGTCTGTCAAAATTGTGAATATCATTCGCCCAAGTACCTAGGCCGCTGTCCTAACTGTGGCTCTTGGTCTTCTTTCGTTGAGGAAGTAGAGGCTGCAGAGGTCAAGCATGCCCGTGTTTCCTTGACAGGCGAAAAGACCCGGCCCATGAAGCTGGCTGAGGTCACTTCGATTGATGTCAATCGGACCAAGACGGAAATGGACGAGTTCAACCGTGTGCTGGGTGGTGGCGTAGTGCCTGGTAGTCTGGTTCTGATTGGCGGGGATCCCGGTATCGGGAAATCCACCCTGCTTCTGCAAGTATCCACCCAGCTTTCCCACCAGGGCATCGTCCTATATGTCAGTGGGGAGGAATCAGCTGAGCAGATTAAGTTGCGGGCGGAGCGTCTCGGTGATATTGACAGTGAATTTTATCTTTACGCCGAGACCAATATGCAAAATATCCGCACAGAGATTGAGAAAATCAAGCCAGATTTTCTGATTATTGACTCTATACAGACGGTGGTGTCACCGGAAATTTCCAGTGTTCAAGGTTCTGTTTCTCAGGTTCGAGAGGTAACGGCTGAGCTCATGCAGCTGGCCAAGACCAATAATATCGCAACCTTTATCGTTGGTCACATGACCAAGGAAGGAACCTTAGCTGGTCCCCGAACACTAGAGCACATGGTGGACACCGTGCTTTATTTTGAGGGTGAACGTCAGCATACTTTCCGTATCTTGAGAGCCGTCAAGAACCGCTTTGGCTCAACCAATGAGATTGGCATTTTTGAAATGCAGTCTGGTGGGCTAGTTGAGGTTGTCAATCCAAGTGAAGTCTTTCTAGAAGAGCGTCTGGATGGCGCGACAGGTTCGTCTATTGTCGTGACCATGGAAGGGACGCGGCCGATTTTGGCAGAGGTGCAGGCTTTGGTGACACCAACCATGTTCGGCAATGCTAAGCGGACCACAACTGGACTGGACTTTAACCGAGCCAGCCTCATCATGGCGGTTCTGGAAAAACGGGCAGGGCTCCTCCTGCAAAATCAAGACGCCTACCTCAAATCAGCCGGCGGCGTCAAGCTAGATGAGCCAGCCATTGATTTGGCGGTGGCGGTAGCCATTGCTTCCAGCTACAAGGATTTACCTACCAATCCCCAAGAGTGCTTTATCGGTGAAATTGGCCTGACTGGCGAAATCCGACGGGTCAACCGCATCGAGCAGCGCATCAACGAAGCAGCAAAGCTGGGCTTCACCAAAGTCTACGCTCCTAAAAACTCTCTGAACGGCCTCAAAGTTCCAGACAATATCCAAGTCATCGGTGTGACGACGATTGGGGAAGTCTTAAAGAAAGTATTTTCTTGA
- a CDS encoding TIGR00266 family protein — MVDHRMNVSITNNAQFPLAEIALDVSESVRIQTGSMIYHTPNVVLNAKVNAESQSIFGKAIQAVGRSMASGEGVFITEATAQSNNGRLALAPNVPGQIVALELGEKQYRLNDGAFLAMDGSASYTLETQSVGRALFGGQGGFYVMSTQGQGTLLVNSFGSIQKVELHNDRITIDNAHVVAWSRELEYDIHLENGLWQSMGTGEGVVNTFHGTGEIYIQSLNIETFANVLRPHLHIDNS, encoded by the coding sequence ATGGTAGATCATCGTATGAATGTTTCTATTACCAACAATGCTCAATTTCCCTTGGCGGAGATTGCCTTAGATGTATCAGAGTCTGTTCGTATTCAGACTGGGAGCATGATATACCACACTCCCAATGTTGTCCTGAATGCTAAAGTGAATGCAGAGTCTCAATCAATCTTTGGCAAGGCAATCCAAGCTGTAGGACGTTCTATGGCTTCTGGCGAAGGAGTGTTTATCACTGAAGCAACTGCTCAATCAAATAACGGTCGTCTAGCCTTAGCACCTAATGTACCTGGTCAGATTGTTGCTCTAGAACTAGGCGAAAAGCAATACCGCCTTAATGATGGGGCTTTTCTGGCTATGGATGGCTCTGCCTCTTATACTTTGGAGACGCAGTCGGTAGGTCGAGCTCTCTTTGGTGGTCAAGGAGGCTTTTATGTGATGAGTACCCAAGGTCAGGGGACACTTTTGGTAAATTCCTTTGGCTCGATTCAAAAGGTAGAGTTGCATAATGATAGGATAACGATTGACAATGCCCACGTAGTAGCATGGAGCCGAGAGTTGGAATATGATATTCATTTAGAAAATGGTTTATGGCAGTCCATGGGGACTGGCGAAGGAGTAGTTAATACCTTTCATGGAACTGGGGAAATTTACATCCAAAGTCTCAATATTGAAACCTTTGCAAATGTTCTTCGTCCACATCTACACATTGATAATTCTTGA
- a CDS encoding TIGR00266 family protein, whose amino-acid sequence MRFSMDSNMQFPLVELSLNQGETVFIQRGSMVYHTPNVTLNTQLNASGSGLGRFVKAVGRSMVSGESTFITQAVAQSDNGYLALAPDAPGQVIPLQLGEKQYRLNDGAFLALDGTAYYTMERQSVGKALFGGQGGLFVMTTQGQGTLLANAFGSIKKIELHNQEVTIDNAHVVAWSQSLNYNIHLENGFWQSIGTGEGVVNTFQGTGEVYVQSLNLQTFAGSLSKYIPRSS is encoded by the coding sequence ATGCGATTTTCTATGGATAGTAATATGCAGTTTCCTTTGGTTGAGTTGTCGCTCAATCAAGGTGAAACGGTCTTTATCCAGCGTGGCAGCATGGTCTACCACACGCCGAATGTGACCCTGAATACCCAGCTCAATGCAAGCGGTTCTGGCTTGGGACGTTTTGTCAAGGCTGTGGGGCGTTCGATGGTTTCTGGTGAAAGTACCTTTATTACTCAGGCTGTTGCCCAGTCTGATAATGGCTACCTTGCTTTGGCGCCAGATGCTCCTGGTCAAGTCATTCCTCTTCAGCTAGGCGAAAAGCAATATCGGCTGAATGACGGTGCCTTTCTGGCTCTTGATGGTACGGCTTACTATACCATGGAGCGTCAGTCTGTTGGCAAGGCTCTCTTTGGCGGTCAAGGCGGTCTCTTCGTTATGACGACCCAAGGACAGGGCACTCTTTTGGCTAATGCCTTTGGTTCTATTAAGAAAATTGAGCTTCATAACCAAGAAGTGACTATTGACAATGCCCATGTAGTAGCTTGGAGCCAGTCTTTGAATTATAATATCCATCTGGAAAATGGCTTCTGGCAGTCTATTGGAACGGGTGAAGGAGTGGTCAACACCTTCCAAGGTACTGGTGAAGTCTATGTGCAAAGTCTCAATCTTCAAACCTTTGCAGGCTCACTCAGCAAGTATATTCCAAGAAGCTCATAA
- a CDS encoding GNAT family N-acetyltransferase, which translates to MTITIKPYQKLDKEAVLELSIQAWSPVFPKMEKGVPKFVYDNFYPQGWEKRQINDLTAVLNEESQFAWLAFLEEELVGWIHIRLHPEDKMGEIYILAVAPRYQRQGIGKALMTYACDQIKQKGMEMVMVETGGDLGHAPARKTYENFGFEQWPVARYFKKL; encoded by the coding sequence GTGACAATTACTATAAAACCTTATCAGAAATTGGATAAAGAGGCTGTTTTAGAATTATCAATTCAAGCTTGGTCTCCAGTTTTTCCAAAAATGGAAAAAGGAGTTCCTAAGTTTGTTTATGATAATTTTTATCCTCAAGGGTGGGAAAAAAGGCAAATCAATGATCTAACAGCAGTCTTAAATGAAGAGAGTCAGTTTGCCTGGTTAGCTTTTCTGGAGGAAGAATTAGTCGGATGGATTCACATTCGCTTGCACCCTGAGGATAAGATGGGTGAGATTTATATCCTAGCTGTTGCTCCAAGATATCAGCGTCAAGGTATTGGAAAAGCGCTCATGACCTATGCTTGTGATCAGATTAAACAAAAAGGAATGGAAATGGTCATGGTTGAGACGGGTGGTGATCTAGGTCATGCACCGGCTCGTAAAACCTATGAGAACTTTGGTTTTGAACAATGGCCCGTTGCTCGCTACTTTAAGAAGTTGTAA
- a CDS encoding beta-class carbonic anhydrase: MSYFENFMKANKAYVDLHGTAHLPINPKTKVAIVTCMDSRLHVAQALGLALGDAHILRNAGGRVTEDMIRSLVISQQQLGTREIVVLHHTDCGAQTFKNEDFTAYLHKELGVDVSDQDFLPFTDVEESVREDMALLRQSPLIPADVEISGAVYDVDTGRMTVVEE; this comes from the coding sequence ATGTCATATTTTGAAAACTTTATGAAGGCCAATAAAGCTTATGTCGATCTGCATGGAACGGCACATCTGCCCATTAATCCCAAGACCAAGGTAGCTATCGTGACCTGCATGGACTCTAGGCTCCACGTGGCTCAGGCTCTGGGTCTAGCACTAGGAGATGCTCATATCTTGCGCAATGCCGGCGGTCGGGTAACAGAGGACATGATTCGCTCGCTAGTCATCTCCCAGCAGCAGCTAGGAACGCGGGAAATCGTGGTTTTGCATCATACAGACTGTGGGGCACAGACCTTCAAGAATGAGGATTTCACGGCCTATCTTCATAAAGAACTAGGTGTCGATGTCAGTGATCAGGACTTTTTGCCCTTTACAGATGTAGAGGAAAGTGTGCGCGAGGATATGGCCTTGCTGCGGCAGTCACCACTGATCCCAGCTGATGTAGAAATCTCAGGAGCGGTTTACGATGTAGATACTGGCCGGATGACAGTTGTTGAGGAATAG
- a CDS encoding ABC transporter permease: MILSIISQGLVWAVLGLGIFMTFRILGFPDMTTEGSFPLGGAVAVTLITKGVNPFLATTAAVLAGCAAGAVTGMLYTKGKIPTLLSGILVMTSCHSIMLMLMGRANLGLLGSSKIQDILPFSGEVNDLLTGLIFVSLVIAALLFFLDTKLGQAYIATGDNPDMARSFGINTGRMELMGLILSNGLIALAGALIAQQEGYADVSRGIGVIVVGLASLIIGEVLFRSLTLAERLITIVVGAIAYQFLIWGVIALGFNTNYLRLYSAVILAVCLMIPTLKNKFFKGAKLSK, from the coding sequence ATGATTCTTTCCATTATTTCTCAGGGATTGGTTTGGGCCGTCCTAGGTCTAGGTATTTTTATGACCTTCCGGATTCTGGGCTTTCCTGATATGACGACAGAAGGCTCCTTCCCCTTGGGCGGGGCGGTGGCTGTTACCTTGATTACTAAAGGAGTCAATCCTTTTCTGGCAACAACAGCAGCCGTTTTAGCGGGCTGTGCTGCGGGTGCCGTGACAGGTATGCTTTATACCAAAGGGAAAATTCCGACCTTGCTTTCTGGGATTTTGGTCATGACCTCCTGCCACTCTATCATGCTGATGCTGATGGGCCGTGCCAATCTGGGGCTTTTAGGCAGCAGTAAAATTCAGGATATTCTGCCCTTTTCAGGGGAAGTCAATGACCTCTTGACTGGTTTGATTTTTGTCAGCCTAGTGATTGCAGCCCTGCTCTTTTTCTTGGATACTAAGCTAGGGCAGGCTTATATCGCGACTGGAGATAATCCGGACATGGCTCGCAGTTTTGGGATCAATACTGGCCGTATGGAGTTGATGGGACTGATTCTATCAAACGGCTTGATTGCTCTGGCTGGAGCGCTGATTGCCCAGCAGGAAGGCTATGCAGATGTTTCCCGCGGGATTGGAGTAATCGTAGTTGGTCTGGCCAGTCTTATCATTGGCGAGGTACTCTTCCGGAGTCTGACCTTGGCAGAGCGGCTGATTACCATTGTAGTTGGTGCGATTGCCTATCAGTTCTTGATCTGGGGTGTCATTGCTCTCGGCTTCAATACCAACTATCTCCGTCTTTACAGCGCGGTGATTCTGGCCGTCTGTCTCATGATTCCAACCCTGAAAAATAAATTCTTTAAAGGAGCCAAGTTAAGCAAATGA
- a CDS encoding ABC transporter ATP-binding protein produces the protein MTAIVELRNATKLVKSGFDEEKIILNDVSLDIHEHDFITILGGNGAGKSTLFNVIAGTLPLTSGSIHILGENVTHFSPEKRAKYLSRVFQDPKMGTAPRMTVAENLLIAKFRGEKRGLVPRGLNSYREEFQATIEKIGNGLDKHLDTPIEFLSGGQRQALSLLMATLKRPELLLLDEHTAALDPKTSVALMELTNEFVNRDRLTALMITHHMEDALKYGNRLIVMKDGQIIQDLNKNEKAKMTIADYYGLFE, from the coding sequence ATGACAGCGATTGTAGAATTAAGAAATGCAACCAAGCTTGTAAAAAGCGGCTTTGATGAAGAAAAAATCATCCTAAATGATGTTTCTTTAGACATTCACGAGCATGATTTTATTACGATTTTAGGTGGAAACGGTGCAGGAAAGTCAACCCTGTTCAATGTCATTGCCGGAACTCTCCCTTTAACCAGCGGTAGCATTCATATCTTGGGGGAAAATGTCACTCATTTTTCACCAGAAAAGCGGGCCAAGTACTTGTCTCGTGTCTTTCAGGATCCTAAGATGGGAACGGCTCCGCGTATGACAGTGGCGGAAAATCTTCTCATTGCCAAATTCCGAGGCGAAAAGCGTGGCTTGGTGCCCCGTGGGCTCAACAGTTATAGGGAAGAATTTCAGGCGACGATTGAGAAAATCGGCAATGGTCTGGACAAGCATCTGGATACACCGATTGAATTTCTTTCTGGCGGGCAAAGACAGGCTTTGAGTCTGCTCATGGCAACGCTCAAGCGCCCAGAACTTTTACTTCTGGATGAGCATACTGCAGCACTGGATCCCAAGACCAGTGTAGCCTTGATGGAGCTGACCAATGAATTTGTCAATCGTGACCGCCTCACAGCCCTTATGATTACTCATCACATGGAGGATGCCCTCAAATACGGCAACCGACTAATCGTTATGAAAGACGGGCAGATTATTCAGGACTTAAACAAAAACGAGAAAGCCAAGATGACCATCGCAGATTACTACGGCTTGTTTGAATAG